Proteins encoded within one genomic window of Gadus chalcogrammus isolate NIFS_2021 chromosome 6, NIFS_Gcha_1.0, whole genome shotgun sequence:
- the gadd45ga gene encoding growth arrest and DNA-damage-inducible, gamma a: MTLEEVRGQETTMEIVDRVQSAGTSLEDLLVAAKKQDYLTVGVYESAKIMNVDPDSVAFCVLATDEEYECDIALQIHFTLIQAFCFDNDINVVRVNDIERLADLVGTDATGEPKDAHCILVTSPSANPWKDPSLDKLSLFCEERRSMYDWVPTITLPER; the protein is encoded by the exons ATGACTCTGGAAGAGGTACGCGGACAAGAGACCACCATGGAAATAGTTGACAG GGTGCAAAGTGCAGGCACATCTTTGGAAGACCTGCTGGTAGCTGCAAAGAAGCAGGATTACCTGACCGTTGGCGTCTACGAATCCGCAAAAATTATGAATGT TGACCCAGACAGCGTGGCATTCTGTGTTCTTGCCACCGATGAGGAGTACGAGTGCGACATCGCTCTCCAGATCCACTTCACGCTCATCCAGGCATTCTGCTTCGACAACGACATCAACGTGGTGCGCGTCAACGATATTGAGCGCCTCGCGGATCTCGTGGGCACTGACGCCACCGGCGAGCCCAAGGACGCGCATTGCATTCTTGTCACG AGCCCCAGTGCAAACCCATGGAAAGACCCTTCCCTGGACAAGCTCAGCCTCTTCTGTGAAGAGAGACGCAGCATGTACGACTGGGTGCCCACCATCACTCTCCCAGAGCGCTGA